The following coding sequences lie in one Enterococcus sp. 9E7_DIV0242 genomic window:
- a CDS encoding LacI family DNA-binding transcriptional regulator, which produces MVTIKDIAKVAGVSHTTVSRALNDNPLIKLDTRKKIQKIAEELNYVPNFNAKSLVNQKNYMIGLFFSSIDQGTSSSFLVDVITGIHSILDESYSLSVEGIDEIQALERVNFQRYDGIVIMSQSDNDSSFIDYVKQQKIPFVVLNRPLDDKDIINVLADDAEGVTEAIDYAIELGHEKIAYIGGKDDFRSSNERKQGMINSMEKNQLPVNHDYFFRGDYSIESGFTEMQHILALSPLPTVVFCANDDMAIGAMRAAAEKNFQIPTDISLIGFDDSKLVAYLNPPLTTVHKPIKKISQTGTELLLKMINGEKISPQQYRIKTSLQIRESVSTISKT; this is translated from the coding sequence ATGGTCACAATAAAAGACATCGCAAAAGTAGCCGGTGTTTCTCATACAACCGTATCACGCGCGCTGAATGATAACCCCTTGATCAAGCTTGATACACGAAAAAAAATCCAGAAAATTGCAGAAGAATTAAACTATGTCCCAAATTTCAATGCCAAAAGTCTGGTCAATCAAAAAAATTATATGATTGGGTTATTTTTTTCCAGTATCGATCAAGGTACCAGCTCGAGCTTTCTGGTTGATGTAATCACCGGTATCCACTCTATTTTAGATGAAAGCTATAGTCTGTCTGTTGAAGGAATCGATGAAATTCAAGCCTTGGAGCGCGTCAATTTTCAGCGCTACGATGGAATAGTTATTATGAGTCAGAGCGATAATGATAGTTCCTTTATTGACTATGTCAAACAACAAAAAATTCCTTTTGTGGTCCTGAACCGTCCTTTAGACGACAAGGATATCATCAATGTCCTTGCAGACGATGCAGAAGGTGTAACAGAAGCGATCGATTATGCAATAGAGTTGGGACATGAAAAAATCGCCTATATCGGAGGTAAGGATGATTTTCGTTCTTCGAATGAACGAAAACAGGGAATGATCAACAGCATGGAAAAAAATCAACTCCCTGTCAATCATGACTACTTTTTCAGAGGAGACTATAGCATTGAAAGTGGATTTACTGAAATGCAGCACATTTTGGCTCTTTCTCCCCTCCCTACAGTTGTGTTCTGTGCGAATGATGATATGGCTATTGGTGCAATGAGAGCTGCTGCAGAAAAGAATTTTCAAATTCCGACAGACATTTCTTTAATCGGATTCGACGACAGTAAACTAGTTGCTTATTTAAATCCTCCGCTGACAACGGTGCACAAGCCAATCAAAAAAATCAGTCAAACAGGAACCGAACTGCTATTGAAAATGATCAATGGAGAAAAAATCAGCCCACAACAATATCGAATCAAAACCAGTCTACAGATAAGAGAGTCTGTATCAACTATTTCAAAGACGTAA
- a CDS encoding cache domain-containing sensor histidine kinase gives MKEKQEKSRSLNTVLNTFYILFVAVIIIFSLIFSSITTTREVTDTAYTNVENTLKDRYSVLERTFDQMFEQVVNLNNNPNLLEVINNERDALKQAVNMNTSIKDLYYRFQDVLDSIYINVNDGEFFFNGGEIAQGLSEIDYQTFFEQADGEAKYFWLDFDESPFSQNERRTISICKIIGDSFSEASGVIVFNLRYDYIENLLNESFITENGRLFLVSPKGNISTSDRLFPKELFQELTDNWQVRAVDGMSYHIDSQTFDLNQWRLVAVFPDKDLQKSQSAYLTLAAALFLFLFLAGTIMVIVVGRYISKPIQNLAKEIEATSITDHKGPLAINQKHFNELAVLYRSFNSMIEKNERLLNENEKNHDERSRLEIELLQSQINPHFLYNTLYSIQSLSDMGMNKDASLMTRSLAEFYRTGISKGNLLVSLEEELEHVKNYLTIMGYRYRDRFDYTILVENPKLLQAKIPKISLQPIVENSIYHGLKELSVKGLLEIEIKESNGDVLLVVKDNGRGISDERLKIINEEINLSSLNSRKVTGIGLRSVNVRIKNCFGASYGLWIENCEAGTLIKIVIPKGPNG, from the coding sequence ATGAAGGAAAAACAGGAAAAATCGCGCTCGCTAAATACGGTTCTTAACACCTTCTATATCCTGTTTGTTGCGGTCATCATCATTTTTTCTTTGATTTTTTCCAGTATTACAACAACCAGAGAAGTAACAGATACTGCCTACACCAATGTAGAAAATACGTTGAAAGACCGCTACAGCGTGCTGGAGAGAACCTTCGATCAGATGTTTGAGCAGGTAGTGAATCTGAATAACAATCCGAATTTGCTTGAAGTGATCAACAATGAGCGTGATGCGCTGAAGCAGGCAGTCAATATGAACACTAGTATCAAAGACCTATATTATCGGTTTCAGGATGTGCTTGATTCTATCTATATCAATGTAAACGATGGGGAGTTCTTTTTTAATGGTGGAGAAATCGCTCAGGGCTTGAGCGAGATTGATTACCAAACGTTTTTTGAACAAGCAGACGGCGAAGCTAAGTATTTTTGGCTGGATTTTGATGAAAGTCCTTTCTCACAGAATGAGCGACGGACGATTTCCATCTGCAAAATAATTGGTGACAGTTTTTCTGAGGCCAGCGGGGTGATTGTATTCAATTTGAGGTATGATTATATCGAGAATTTATTGAATGAAAGCTTTATAACAGAAAACGGTCGTTTATTCTTGGTCAGTCCTAAAGGAAACATTTCTACATCAGACCGTCTGTTTCCAAAAGAGCTGTTTCAGGAACTGACCGATAATTGGCAAGTACGTGCAGTAGATGGTATGAGCTACCATATCGATAGCCAGACATTCGACCTAAATCAGTGGCGATTGGTTGCAGTTTTTCCAGATAAGGATCTGCAAAAGAGTCAATCCGCCTATCTCACTTTAGCAGCAGCACTGTTTCTGTTTCTATTTCTTGCAGGGACAATTATGGTGATCGTTGTCGGTCGTTATATTTCGAAGCCGATCCAAAATCTTGCGAAAGAAATCGAAGCAACCAGTATTACCGATCATAAAGGCCCTCTGGCAATCAATCAAAAACATTTCAATGAGCTGGCCGTATTGTACCGCAGTTTTAATTCAATGATCGAAAAAAATGAACGGCTGTTGAATGAAAATGAAAAAAATCATGATGAGCGAAGCCGTTTGGAAATCGAGTTGTTGCAGTCACAGATTAATCCGCATTTTCTTTATAACACGCTATACTCCATTCAAAGCTTGAGCGATATGGGCATGAATAAGGACGCGTCATTGATGACTCGTTCTTTGGCAGAATTCTATCGAACAGGAATCAGTAAAGGCAATCTGCTCGTTTCTTTAGAGGAGGAGCTGGAGCATGTTAAGAACTATCTGACGATTATGGGGTATCGCTATAGAGACCGCTTCGACTACACGATCTTAGTAGAAAATCCTAAGCTATTGCAAGCTAAAATCCCTAAAATTTCACTACAGCCGATTGTTGAAAATTCAATTTATCATGGACTGAAAGAACTGTCTGTTAAAGGCCTTTTAGAAATAGAAATCAAAGAAAGCAATGGCGATGTTCTTTTGGTTGTAAAGGATAACGGACGAGGTATTTCGGATGAACGATTGAAAATAATCAATGAAGAAATCAATCTATCTTCTTTGAACAGTAGAAAGGTAACGGGGATCGGTCTGCGGAGTGTCAATGTACGAATCAAAAATTGTTTTGGTGCTTCTTATGGCTTATGGATTGAAAATTGTGAAGCTGGAACACTAATTAAAATTGTTATACCTAAAGGTCCGAATGGGTAA
- a CDS encoding response regulator transcription factor: MRKLLIVEDEWIIRKALMSLPWETIGVTEIFEADNGQEGLACYKEQQPQVVLSDINMPFVDGIAMGKEIVEQNKNCQIIFLTGYSEFSYAQAAVSLKAFDYILKPVDATVLLPQVNEAFKQIEEEEMAELASRDYQRREWIKRIILSKKSENSEQFNTLFSVNGPFQCMCYFTNKATLEVPAMFQKDSLRLEDNTYFTLIQLGEQQPEFQQWLDSPELKEFLFRQEGWIGLSTISSDPKEISDKIVEARISFEKNKFDQPGIYAYDPQTSRLDFSPILIELEQKLIQQIENRAPKKVYALLDSLEMNGTLMTLPLSQIRPFLMKQVFMLFQAAKNVITCDEFAVYQKITSSTVVEDMLAPVKEMVDCWQKNQEVGSKSGTIIQQAKRFIDSHYANEEISLQVVAENIHVSPPYLSNLFKSETGKNYTEYLFERRMEAAYQLLRNTNKTITDISLETGFTNPNYFSSCFKKDSGVSPKQYRNIYKEEQKISTP; encoded by the coding sequence ATGAGAAAGCTATTGATCGTAGAAGATGAGTGGATCATTCGTAAGGCACTGATGTCTCTTCCTTGGGAGACGATCGGTGTGACAGAAATCTTTGAAGCGGATAATGGGCAAGAGGGCTTGGCATGCTATAAAGAGCAGCAACCTCAAGTTGTACTCTCGGATATCAACATGCCTTTTGTCGATGGAATTGCAATGGGAAAAGAAATTGTTGAGCAAAATAAAAATTGCCAGATTATTTTTCTGACAGGCTATAGCGAGTTTAGCTATGCACAGGCTGCGGTCAGCCTAAAGGCGTTTGATTATATTTTGAAGCCAGTGGATGCCACAGTTTTACTGCCCCAGGTCAATGAAGCATTTAAGCAAATCGAGGAAGAGGAAATGGCAGAGCTGGCTTCCAGAGATTATCAGCGGAGAGAATGGATAAAAAGGATCATTCTTTCAAAAAAAAGTGAAAACAGTGAACAATTCAACACACTCTTTTCCGTTAATGGTCCATTTCAATGTATGTGCTATTTCACGAATAAGGCGACGCTTGAAGTGCCAGCTATGTTTCAAAAGGATAGTTTACGATTGGAGGATAACACTTATTTTACGTTGATTCAACTGGGGGAACAGCAGCCTGAATTTCAACAGTGGTTGGATAGTCCTGAGTTGAAGGAATTTCTATTTCGACAAGAAGGGTGGATCGGACTCAGCACAATTAGTTCAGATCCAAAGGAAATCAGTGATAAAATTGTCGAAGCGCGTATCAGCTTTGAAAAAAATAAGTTTGATCAGCCGGGGATCTATGCTTATGATCCACAAACCTCGCGATTGGATTTTTCGCCGATTTTGATCGAGCTGGAGCAAAAGCTGATTCAGCAAATTGAGAACAGAGCACCTAAAAAAGTCTATGCACTGCTTGATTCTTTGGAAATGAATGGGACTCTGATGACGTTGCCGTTGTCACAAATTCGTCCATTTCTTATGAAACAGGTATTTATGCTATTTCAGGCAGCCAAAAATGTCATCACCTGTGATGAGTTTGCAGTGTATCAGAAGATTACTTCCAGTACAGTGGTAGAGGATATGCTGGCGCCTGTTAAAGAGATGGTGGATTGCTGGCAAAAGAATCAGGAGGTAGGCAGTAAGTCTGGTACGATCATCCAACAGGCCAAACGATTTATCGACAGTCACTATGCAAATGAGGAGATATCCTTACAAGTAGTGGCCGAAAATATTCATGTGTCGCCTCCTTATTTGAGCAACCTATTCAAAAGCGAAACAGGGAAAAACTATACAGAATACTTATTTGAACGACGGATGGAAGCAGCCTATCAGCTGCTTCGAAATACGAATAAAACAATCACGGATATTTCTTTAGAGACAGGATTCACGAATCCTAATTATTTTTCAAGCTGCTTCAAAAAAGACAGTGGCGTATCACCAAAACAATACAGGAATATCTACAAAGAGGAACAGAAAATATCAACTCCGTAA
- a CDS encoding glycoside hydrolase family 28 protein produces MIQVDYIITDFGASSDNQMNTQAIQKAIDTASHAGGGRVVIPAGTFVTGALFLKSNITLYLNAGSVLKFSDDQKEYPVVISRWEGVEQQVYASCVYAEHAENISVTGFGVLDGNGKNWWHVFRNDQSALKFPRPKLISFHKCSRITIRDVRLIDSPSWTINPILCEDVTVDNVSILNPSDSPNTDGIDPESCKNVRINNCHIDVGDDCIAVKAGTEETEERVSCENVTITNCTMVHGHGGVVLGSEMSGGIRNVTISNCVFQGTDRGIRLKSRRGRGGTVEDIRISNIVMDRVICPFIINLYYFWGPNGEQQYVWDKTPQPITNETPCFRRLHFMNITAKNVQAAAGFIYGLAEQYVSDITFDNIRISLAEEAEAGEPAMMMGIEKMKNQGFMVNFAENIVFERVSIENHVGEAFQIEQSKEIEVLNCRSKKLGGKQFNRI; encoded by the coding sequence ATGATACAGGTGGATTATATAATTACAGATTTTGGTGCATCATCTGACAATCAGATGAATACACAGGCGATTCAGAAGGCCATTGATACTGCAAGCCACGCGGGAGGAGGACGAGTTGTTATTCCGGCAGGTACATTCGTAACAGGAGCATTGTTTTTAAAAAGCAATATTACTCTTTATTTAAATGCAGGTTCTGTGCTCAAATTTTCTGATGATCAAAAGGAATATCCGGTCGTCATTTCACGTTGGGAAGGAGTGGAGCAACAAGTTTACGCTTCTTGCGTTTATGCTGAACATGCAGAGAATATCTCAGTAACTGGTTTTGGTGTACTTGATGGGAACGGAAAAAATTGGTGGCATGTTTTTCGTAATGACCAGTCAGCGCTTAAGTTTCCCCGCCCAAAACTGATTAGCTTCCACAAATGCAGCAGAATCACGATCAGAGATGTTCGATTGATTGATTCACCAAGCTGGACGATCAATCCAATTCTTTGTGAGGATGTCACAGTAGATAATGTATCGATTCTGAATCCAAGTGATTCGCCTAATACAGATGGAATCGACCCAGAATCTTGCAAAAATGTTCGTATCAACAATTGCCATATCGATGTCGGTGATGACTGCATTGCGGTGAAAGCAGGAACGGAAGAGACCGAAGAAAGAGTTTCTTGTGAAAATGTGACAATCACGAACTGTACGATGGTTCATGGACATGGTGGAGTTGTTTTAGGAAGTGAGATGAGTGGGGGTATTCGTAATGTGACTATTTCCAACTGCGTTTTTCAAGGGACAGACCGTGGCATTCGACTAAAATCTCGCCGCGGCAGAGGCGGAACGGTAGAAGATATTCGAATCAGTAATATTGTGATGGATCGGGTGATTTGTCCGTTTATCATTAATTTGTATTACTTTTGGGGACCAAACGGTGAACAGCAGTATGTCTGGGATAAGACGCCACAACCAATCACGAATGAGACACCGTGCTTCAGACGACTTCATTTTATGAATATCACTGCGAAAAATGTACAGGCAGCAGCAGGCTTTATTTATGGCTTGGCAGAGCAGTACGTGTCAGATATAACCTTTGACAATATTCGCATTTCTTTAGCAGAAGAAGCAGAAGCCGGTGAGCCGGCGATGATGATGGGAATTGAAAAAATGAAGAATCAAGGCTTTATGGTTAATTTTGCTGAAAACATCGTTTTTGAACGCGTTTCGATTGAAAATCACGTTGGGGAAGCTTTTCAGATAGAGCAGTCAAAGGAAATAGAAGTTTTGAATTGTCGCTCAAAAAAACTGGGTGGGAAACAGTTCAACAGAATATAA